A segment of the bacterium genome:
ACGCTGCGGAAGGGGATGAGACGGAAGAGGATGAAGAGGGGGAAACTCGCATCAAACCGCGAGAGCCGGTCTTCACCCAGATGGAGACATTCCTGCTAAAGGCGACCAAGCTTCCCAATTCGGTCTTCTTCAAGGACGTCTACGTGGAGCACAAACCCGCCGGGACATCCGCCGGAGAGGAGGCGATCTATTTCTTCCCCAACGGCTACGTCGAGCATGCGATCATAAATTTGAGGGATGAGGACGACGAGACGAACTACTCGCTGGAGACAAACCCGATCAACGGTAGGGTCAGCATAGAACCCGAGTATCGCAGGATGGAGACAAAGTGATCGGACGGGGAAAAACCGGGTTGCTCCGCAGCGGCTTCAGCCTCATCGAGGTGATGGTCGCGGTGGCCATTCTCGCCATAGCGCTCACCACCCTGCTCACGTTCGTCGGCAACACGATGATCAAGAGCGGCAGGGCCGAGAGCCTTATCGTGGCCACCATGCTGGCCAGGCAGAGGATGGCCGAGATCGAGATAGACCTCATGGAGGCCGCGAAGAAGAAGGAGGTCCCGGACGAGAGGGCAGAGAGCGGCACGTTCGAGGAACCTTTCAACGATTACAGCTGGACCATGGAGATAAGAAAGGTTGAGCTCCCGGCGCCGGTCATGGGCGAGGAGGGGAGCATCCAGGCCATGGTCGCGGGCCAGCTCACCAAGGAGATCGCGAAAACGGTGAGGGAGCTCAAAC
Coding sequences within it:
- a CDS encoding prepilin-type N-terminal cleavage/methylation domain-containing protein — translated: MIGRGKTGLLRSGFSLIEVMVAVAILAIALTTLLTFVGNTMIKSGRAESLIVATMLARQRMAEIEIDLMEAAKKKEVPDERAESGTFEEPFNDYSWTMEIRKVELPAPVMGEEGSIQAMVAGQLTKEIAKTVRELK